In a single window of the Nilaparvata lugens isolate BPH chromosome 1, ASM1435652v1, whole genome shotgun sequence genome:
- the LOC111060608 gene encoding CDP-diacylglycerol--glycerol-3-phosphate 3-phosphatidyltransferase, mitochondrial: MRNLFKLLLSGNNYKMRLFVSAVEKTIENYTLLLPPSLSWLRSTAPGFAVNGDNITVLQKPDEFYNKLVELCQNSKKRITLASLYLGTGHHEEKLVNILSNRLNEIGESLELNILLDANRGSRGTHNSRTMLTPLLKTHSNCKVAMFHTPALRGILRHLLPTRYNELIGLQHMKLYVFDNTVIVSGANLSADYFTNRQDRYIIIKSQELADFYHGYIQKVASVSLVLNEENKLISQSSSNHPFLTPKRAYLTVAQQRIWGYLQSELGKQKVEGLTNDTLIFPLFELPPFGIHQDSIATKRIIESANQKSTVYLATGYFNLTQTLKNSILFGSQAQFRILMAHPMANSFFKAPGLAGGIPSVYTHIALSFLSLAKKFEQAHRITLFEYQNPGWTFHAKGLWQNIEKNKMLTLVGSSNYGARSVKRDLESQIVIVTTNEKLKASLSDEQKQLFEVGIPFSNEVVLQPHRNPPLWTKAFSWLFKGFF, from the coding sequence ATGAGAAACTTATTCAAGCTTCTTTTAAGtggaaataattataaaatgcgTCTTTTTGTAAGTGCTGTTGAAAAGACTATCGAAAATTATACTTTGCTATtgcctccttctctttcttggCTTAGATCAACAGCTCCTGGTTTTGCTGTAAATGGTGACAACATAACAGTTCTTCAAAAACCTGAtgaattctataataaattggtagaactgtgtcaaaattctaaaaaaaggaTAACTTTGGCATCATTATATTTGGGAACAGGTCACCATGAAGAAAAGCTGgtcaatattttatcaaataggTTGAATGAGATCGGTGAAAGCTTGGAATTGAATATACTTTTAGATGCAAACAGAGGATCTCGAGGAACTCATAATTCTAGAACCATGTTAACACCCTTACTCAAAACTCATTCTAATTGTAAAGTAGCAATGTTTCATACGCCAGCTCTAAGAGGTATTCTAAGACACCTATTACCCACTAGatataatgaattaataggaTTACAACATATGAAGCTATATGTCTTTGATAATACAGTGATTGTGAGTGGTGCAAATTTGAGTGCAGATTACTTTACAAATCGTCAAGATCGGTACATTATCATCAAATCTCAAGAGCTGGCAGACTTCTATCACGGCTACATCCAAAAAGTTGCTTCTGTCAGTTTGGTGcttaatgaagaaaataaactgATTTCTCAATCATCATCTAATCACCCTTTCTTGACACCAAAACGTGCTTATCTAACTGTTGCTCAACAGAGGATTTGGGGATATTTGCAGAgtgaattgggaaaacaaaaagTAGAAGGACTAACAAATGATACTTTGATATTTCCTCTATTTGAACTGCCTCCATTCGGAATTCATCAGGATAGTATAGCTACAAAACGAATAATTGAGTCAGCTAATCAAAAATCAACAGTGTACTTGGCAACAGGATATTTTAATCTGACCCAAACGTTAAAAAACTCTATTCTGTTTGGATCTCAAGCCCAGTTTAGGATTCTCATGGCTCACCCTATGgctaattcatttttcaaagccCCAGGATTAGCTGGCGGCATTCCCAGTGTCTATACACATATTGCTTTATCTTTTTTATCTTTAGCTAAAAAGTTCGAGCAGGCCCATAGAATTACTCTTTTTGAATACCAAAACCCAGGATGGACCTTTCATGCTAAGGGATTATggcaaaatattgaaaaaaataaaatgcttACTTTGGTAGGTTCTTCAAATTATGGAGCTCGTTCAGTAAAAAGGGATTTGGAGTCGCAGATTGTTATTGTTACTACAAATGAGAAACTGAAAGCAAGCTTATCAGATGAGCAAAAACAGTTGTTTGAAGTGGGAATTCCATTCTCGAATGAAGTTGTTTTGCAGCCACATAGAAATCCACCATTATGGACTAAAGCGTTCTCCTGGCTTTTCAAAGggtttttctaa